TGAGGCACATCCTAAAAGATTTTGTGTGAGGCACAAGTGGGACCTATCCGTTCAGGCAGGTAAGCCCATGAATCTCAGTTTGAGTGAGACTCAATCATTGCCCCTTTCCCAGTATGAATTTCCCTCCTCAGCCACTCATGAATCTTTGACCAGCTCAGGAGCTGAGGCTGCCAAGTTCTGGGGAGAAAACCTGCAGGCGGTCTGGGGAGAGAAGATGACAGTGAAAAAGTCAGACCCCACCCTGGGTAGTCCTCTCCTTACCCCCTCACCTGTAGGTGAAGAAGTCCAGGGGGCTCTGAGACAAACTCCATGTGATAATGACCCTAGGCCCTTGGAGGCCGCTCAAAGTGGGCAGGAGGGCAGGCAGCCTTTTCAGCCCCTCACACCCAGCATTGTGGGCAGAGGGCCAGTGAGCAGGACTGTCCCGGGGGCCCAGAGAGGCAGCCTAGAGCCAAATTCAAGTCAGTCAGTCACCAAGAAGGGGCCACGGGAGGAAAGTGTGAGTTGTGCCCTAGGAGGCCCCAGCCCTAGTGTTGCAAGGTTGGAGATCAGCTATGAATCCCAGTCTTCGAGGGATCAAGAGACCAGGAAGGCAAAAGTGGCTAAGGGGTCCTCTGCACCACAGCTGCAAGGTACAGACATCTTGAGAACTAGTGTGCTGGCCAAATCCCAAAACATCAGTGTGGATCTGACTAGTAAAAGCCCCTCACCTCCTGGAATGCCTGGTCAAGAACCAGGAAAGACACACCTTAAAGCACAGGTGCTTAATGAGGAAGAGCTCAAAATGGAGTTAGAGACAGTAAGCCGATCTCAGGTCTGTTCCACTGACGCGCTCCCTCAGGACTGTGCCACTGAAACGATTCTCCGAGGCTGTGCCACAGATATCTTGGCCTCTCAGCCATCTCGCTCCTCTCCAAAGCATGCTAATAGGGACATAGCAGCTCAGGAAGTGGTAAGTGAGCTCATGGAAGCCAGAGGGAGCAGTCTGGGGCAGCAGGACCCCAAGATCCCAAAACTTCAGGACCCATGGAAGAACCAGAGGAAGATTTCTGCCCCCACTGATGAAAGAAAAGTTTTTAGGAGGTGCAAACCAAAGGAGCCTGAAGAAGGGCTGGCAGGATTGGGGGCCTCCCGAGCCAGAGGAATGAGCCAGCCTGCCCGGGATAAGAGGGCAGTAGAGCCCCTTGGCATCACGTCCCCCCAGCTTCCAGCAGAGAAGGGACATGCTCCTCCAGAAGGCCACATCAAAGGGAGGATGAGGAACTTTCTTCAAAGCATTTGCCCTGATAAAAAAGACAAAGGGTGGGGTGATCCCCTGCAAAACGCAAAGCCAACTTCAGCCTCTGCCCAGAGCCACGGACCAGTCAAAAGCAAATTAGTGTTCATGGACGGGGAGGCTCCTGAATTTCAGGCACTTGTAAAGGCTGTCAGTCAGATCTTAGAAGAGAAACTTAGGCTTCAGCAACCATCTTATGCCTCAAAGTTAGAACAGCGAACAGAGAAAACCCAGGAAAATCAGGACCCAGTTGGTAGGCAACCATCCTACCATAAGGCTCCCTCTTACCCAGAGAACAGGAGAGAAATGAGTGATACAGCCAGGAACAAATGGACCCACGAGGGGCACAGAAATCCCTACACAATGGTGAAATTCCAGGCCAGTGATCAGGCATTACCTTCCATGGGGCCTGTGCCCCCAGTCAGTCCTTGCCAGCATGGACCAAGAATGTAGGATGCCTCAGGATGCCCTCACCACTCAACATTCTGCCATCAGGAAGGTGTCTCTTATAGTCAACCAGCATTTTTTGGTGGGAATATTCTGCCCatgcaaagaaaacccatttattCTCACGTTAGCACATTCCCTATGTGCTAACGCCTCTCCCAGCCAATATAGTTACTGTTCCCCAATACACATGTTTTTACTCATGAGAAGATTGTGGCTTCTGTCTGTGCCATGCTGGGGTGTACGGGAGGGGTCAGTGTCCACTCTTTCTGAGCGCCTGCTTTGGCTTCTAGAAGGGATGAGGCATGCAGGGAGGTTGTCGGTGGTGTACACCCCCTCCACCCAATGTTCCTTAGTTTGCACCTTATGTTTTCGTAATACTGGAGTATtgtgaaatgaaataatacattacaaaaaaataaaagcattcagggcttgtcaaaatgaaaaaaacctaTTTACACTCAACCCTAGAATCTTGTTCTTGAACTTTATGCAGCTGCAGGGGATGGCCAGGAAATTCCCACATAGCTTCACAGTCACAGAGTGCACCAGGACGTTTCGGGGGCTGCCCTGGGAGCCTCTTCTCTCCCTAATGAAGACTAAGGAAATGGGCTCTGCAACCCCCCTCTTAGCCTACCCATAAAGAGATGTAATGCAACACCGTTCCCCTGCCTCTGCCTTTCTCACACTCTAGAGCAGCAGGAGGACAGAACTTCCAGGTCTGTGGTGTGTGGGTGGGGAGctgccagggatgctgctgagggCTGTGTTCACCCCTGCCCCAAATGAAAAGTGTGCCCTCTCAGTGTCCCTGTTCACAAGTTACCAACTTTCCCCTCTATCTCAGCCAGAGAGGGAGCAGACAGCTGAGGGTGAGTGGTACAGAGTGTGTGTGTAGTAATCACTGACTATTGGGCACCCTAGGGTTGGGTAGAGGAGAAAAACAGTATCATTTTTCCAACAGGATGAGCCGAAGGGAAGGGAGTACTGAGgaaaggtgggagggaagggggcaACATGGAATTTATAGGTTTGACAGGTATCACTCAGGTAATTttccactgctttttttttttaaatgggaattGGAttcaagctgttgttgttaggtgccaaatcggttctgactcgtagcaaccctacaggacggagtagaactgcctcacagcgtttccaaggagcagcaggtggatttgaactgccagccttttggttagccatggaactcttaaccactatgccaccagggtttcctagattcaAGATAGGGGCATGAAAATTGACCCCTGGCCTGGATTAGCTCTTACCATCT
The sequence above is drawn from the Elephas maximus indicus isolate mEleMax1 chromosome 9, mEleMax1 primary haplotype, whole genome shotgun sequence genome and encodes:
- the LOC126082517 gene encoding spermatogenesis-associated protein 31E1-like codes for the protein MRGGAGGVRARGGAGCALQANRLGYALVLSSAASWESHGTRAAFISGKVENPLVRLEKERLRKPGGGGGGGGGVRSSVQSPRQVLRPRCPPPLPPRHLASTASAQPPEHPADLETEGSSDWITEDSSDRTTDDSASFDGKTTPESFSVNTYYSAPSVPTVTGPDGSSCPVSACSWWWAAAKAFLAWKHCESQQEHTSCHPSKASFWGGRTDGSIEAGSPSLLNPDVQKPLETEIANRVESKICKEKEKDGSFKKHVSPDYRLNSSGILKSLSHEQATTVPQPYWSKPEQLSSHQQLIYPQALGEHLPPSLHSESLGATAWVSGSSPPVQSPVLVNRISSASPVQVSSHCSQPSPHPEAQPQAPPLVPVLTQIPLQSFSPIPPLKSWGALPSVAKGSQGAFSPLSPNLPQDDRASEAHKSDSILSGDVPSRTELQKQLEQHIRKRITQHKRSESSKDVKKMGCTHEESCCTRAPGNFQLGKDLGKGLGQVPKYDISQGSENSPVKALWACSEKELRSNTGNYILRNPDKKQLETPLNVHFGRELEHITKVSGTTQEHHSGVFIPHSKHRAGPEAHPKRFCVRHKWDLSVQAGKPMNLSLSETQSLPLSQYEFPSSATHESLTSSGAEAAKFWGENLQAVWGEKMTVKKSDPTLGSPLLTPSPVGEEVQGALRQTPCDNDPRPLEAAQSGQEGRQPFQPLTPSIVGRGPVSRTVPGAQRGSLEPNSSQSVTKKGPREESVSCALGGPSPSVARLEISYESQSSRDQETRKAKVAKGSSAPQLQGTDILRTSVLAKSQNISVDLTSKSPSPPGMPGQEPGKTHLKAQVLNEEELKMELETVSRSQVCSTDALPQDCATETILRGCATDILASQPSRSSPKHANRDIAAQEVVSELMEARGSSLGQQDPKIPKLQDPWKNQRKISAPTDERKVFRRCKPKEPEEGLAGLGASRARGMSQPARDKRAVEPLGITSPQLPAEKGHAPPEGHIKGRMRNFLQSICPDKKDKGWGDPLQNAKPTSASAQSHGPVKSKLVFMDGEAPEFQALVKAVSQILEEKLRLQQPSYASKLEQRTEKTQENQDPVGRQPSYHKAPSYPENRREMSDTARNKWTHEGHRNPYTMVKFQASDQALPSMGPVPPVSPCQHGPRM